In Leptospira stimsonii, a single window of DNA contains:
- a CDS encoding ketoacyl-ACP synthase III yields MSGKNLTSNGVRITGFGHYFPETIVTNEEIRSRLKFPEMHPAEKAVIGNIGVNERRRANEKETPMYMAAKVAEMALKDAGKKPEEVDLYILANWTDRYYLPDLAPQASKLSGTKNALAFDVSTACTGFVHGVQTASAFLSSGKFKNALVIGSERFSVRTRMGGYGEFTAGDAAAGAFLEFTGDKNFGIIDSFLQDDGDLSGIIVTGPPPQSYVKSYPELVTNAADLTLKSMDQLLEKNGLTIDDIDWVVPHPGTDVVVQDVLKRTKFPREKILMNFERVGNTSAASIPIVLSEFYYKGKFKKGDVFLTPAVGGGFYWGGLLFRL; encoded by the coding sequence ATGAGCGGAAAAAATCTAACAAGCAACGGAGTGAGAATCACCGGTTTTGGTCATTATTTTCCAGAAACGATCGTGACGAATGAAGAAATCCGTTCGCGGTTGAAATTTCCCGAAATGCACCCCGCGGAAAAAGCAGTCATCGGAAATATCGGAGTCAACGAAAGAAGAAGGGCGAATGAGAAAGAAACGCCTATGTATATGGCGGCGAAAGTGGCCGAGATGGCTCTGAAAGACGCAGGGAAAAAGCCGGAAGAGGTGGATCTCTACATTCTTGCAAACTGGACCGATCGTTACTATCTTCCCGATCTCGCCCCGCAAGCATCCAAATTATCGGGAACAAAAAATGCGCTCGCCTTCGACGTAAGTACGGCCTGCACCGGATTCGTCCACGGAGTTCAAACGGCTTCCGCGTTTTTAAGTTCCGGCAAATTTAAGAATGCGTTGGTCATCGGAAGCGAACGATTCTCCGTACGAACACGCATGGGAGGTTATGGAGAATTCACCGCGGGAGACGCGGCGGCCGGAGCCTTCTTAGAATTTACGGGGGATAAGAATTTTGGAATCATCGATTCATTCTTACAAGACGACGGCGACCTTTCCGGAATCATCGTCACAGGACCACCTCCTCAGAGCTATGTTAAGAGTTATCCGGAACTTGTCACAAATGCGGCGGATCTCACTCTCAAATCCATGGATCAACTCCTGGAGAAAAACGGTTTAACGATAGACGACATCGATTGGGTGGTCCCACACCCCGGAACGGACGTTGTGGTTCAAGACGTTCTCAAAAGGACGAAGTTCCCAAGAGAAAAAATTCTCATGAACTTTGAACGTGTAGGAAACACATCCGCGGCTTCCATTCCGATCGTTCTATCAGAATTTTATTATAAAGGAAAATTCAAAAAAGGAGACGTCTTCCTCACTCCGGCCGTCGGCGGAGGATTTTATTGGGGAGGACTCCTATTTCGTCTCTGA
- a CDS encoding CoA-transferase → MEANKKIFTNPDEMIREIVKPGMSLHLSATMSRPNALIYSLARCFQFTNPEFTISMAGIHSSAHALTISKIVKKMITGFAGDNYPKPSPNSLYSNLLDGTPFELELWSLLSLVQRLMAGAMRLPGFITNSLLGSDMILDKLGKTAFLFPDPQSVSQKETLPYTQDYKGKKGTDLAYILPLNPDYTLLHAVIGDEDGNLVLCPPSGEGYWGALAAKQGVIATVERIVPKGSIPPELVTIPGNRIVGLSVAEFGAHPQSLRVFPLPGISVFEGLSTYLDDYEFQIEANEAANVPSKAEKWYSDFVNLPGGHAEYLDRLGKTRLRRLKQIPKENKALKLEDPKTVNDSEQMIILAARAIQEYVKTKGYKTILAGIGAAHISAWTAAHFLEKEGIQVQVITELGFYSMKPHTGDVFLFSQLHTKDCTMLSDITSILGTVVPDHCLGVLGAAEVDWFGNINSTRTTKGKFLVGSGGANDIAASADCIVVAKANRGRFVKKVNYITSVGDRVMEAICQFGRFQRQPNSDHVFEFTHWIAPPSDEEMEPDEAVLRYTSWLPPDEDLPLQEEKPVTPEELTVLRELDPEKIYIEQFMVYTRLP, encoded by the coding sequence TTGGAAGCAAACAAGAAGATCTTTACAAACCCGGATGAAATGATCCGAGAAATCGTGAAGCCCGGAATGTCGCTTCATCTTTCCGCGACGATGTCCAGACCCAACGCGCTCATCTATTCTCTTGCGCGTTGCTTTCAATTCACAAATCCGGAATTTACGATCAGCATGGCGGGGATTCATTCGAGCGCGCACGCACTCACGATTTCCAAGATCGTAAAAAAAATGATCACGGGTTTTGCGGGCGACAACTATCCGAAACCTTCTCCGAATTCTCTCTACTCCAACCTCTTGGACGGAACTCCGTTCGAACTCGAACTCTGGTCTCTGTTGAGTCTCGTACAAAGACTGATGGCCGGAGCGATGCGTCTTCCCGGATTTATTACAAATTCTCTTTTGGGAAGCGATATGATCTTGGATAAGTTAGGCAAAACTGCTTTTCTGTTTCCGGATCCACAAAGCGTTTCGCAAAAGGAAACCCTTCCTTATACTCAGGATTATAAAGGTAAAAAAGGAACGGATCTAGCCTACATTCTTCCTTTGAACCCGGACTATACTTTGTTACACGCTGTCATCGGGGACGAAGACGGAAATCTTGTACTCTGTCCTCCGAGCGGTGAAGGTTATTGGGGAGCGCTCGCGGCCAAACAAGGAGTCATCGCAACCGTGGAACGAATCGTTCCGAAAGGTTCGATTCCTCCGGAACTCGTTACCATTCCCGGAAACCGAATCGTAGGTCTTTCCGTTGCGGAGTTCGGAGCACATCCTCAATCTCTTCGAGTGTTTCCTCTTCCGGGAATTTCCGTGTTCGAAGGACTTTCCACCTATCTCGACGATTACGAATTTCAAATCGAAGCCAATGAAGCGGCGAACGTACCTTCCAAGGCGGAAAAATGGTATTCGGATTTCGTAAATCTTCCCGGAGGACACGCGGAATATTTGGATCGTTTGGGAAAAACTCGTCTCAGAAGATTGAAGCAGATTCCAAAGGAAAACAAGGCGCTCAAACTGGAAGATCCGAAGACGGTAAACGATTCCGAACAGATGATCATCCTCGCCGCAAGGGCGATTCAAGAATACGTAAAGACAAAAGGATACAAGACGATTCTTGCGGGAATTGGAGCCGCGCATATTTCCGCTTGGACGGCCGCTCATTTTTTGGAAAAGGAGGGAATCCAAGTTCAGGTCATCACGGAACTGGGATTCTATTCCATGAAACCTCATACCGGAGACGTTTTTTTATTCAGCCAATTGCATACGAAAGATTGCACGATGTTATCGGACATCACGAGTATTTTAGGAACGGTGGTTCCGGATCATTGTCTTGGAGTTTTGGGCGCGGCGGAAGTGGATTGGTTCGGGAACATCAATTCAACCAGAACGACCAAAGGAAAATTTCTCGTCGGTTCCGGAGGCGCAAACGACATCGCGGCGAGTGCGGATTGTATCGTGGTAGCGAAAGCAAATCGAGGAAGATTCGTAAAAAAAGTAAATTACATTACTTCAGTGGGTGATCGAGTCATGGAAGCGATTTGCCAATTCGGTAGATTTCAGAGACAACCGAACTCGGACCACGTTTTCGAATTCACACATTGGATCGCCCCTCCCTCGGACGAGGAAATGGAACCGGATGAGGCGGTTCTTCGCTATACTTCTTGGCTTCCCCCGGATGAGGACCTTCCTCTTCAAGAAGAAAAACCGGTTACCCCGGAGGAACTCACCGTTTTAAGAGAATTGGACCCGGAAAAGATTTACATAGAACAATTTATGGTATATACAAGACTTCCATAA